Within Syntrophus gentianae, the genomic segment ATGCCTCACGCCTTTCAAGGCCTTCAGCGTGTTGGACAGATTGCTGATAAGCGTAGAATTTCCTTTAACGGCAACGATTTCCAGGCAGTTGTTATGGTCCAGATGAATATGCTGTGTCGACTTGATCACCTCATGGAAATCATGCTGGACATCAATAATCCTGTTCAGGAGGTCCCTCTGATGATGGTCGTAGATGTATGTTATTGCGCCGGCGACTTCCTGATCCTCCGTCCATTCCTTCTTCAATAATTCCTGGCGGATCAAGTCGCGGATGGCCTCGGAACGGTTCGTGTAACTCTGTTCTTTAATCAACCGGTCGAACTGTTTAAGCAAGGTGTTCTCCAATGAAACCCCGAATCTTACGATCTCGGCCATGGCATCTTTCCCCTTGGTTAGATTACGATAGTTCCTGCTTTATAGCGCTTTCCAGGATCGTC encodes:
- the nikR gene encoding nickel-responsive transcriptional regulator NikR, producing the protein MAEIVRFGVSLENTLLKQFDRLIKEQSYTNRSEAIRDLIRQELLKKEWTEDQEVAGAITYIYDHHQRDLLNRIIDVQHDFHEVIKSTQHIHLDHNNCLEIVAVKGNSTLISNLSNTLKALKGVRHGSLSISGIGQIA